A stretch of the Candidatus Zixiibacteriota bacterium genome encodes the following:
- a CDS encoding NADH-quinone oxidoreductase subunit J, with translation MTEPHTSIVFWILSVVIVVSGFMVVTLKNIFHSALFLILCLFSVAGIFILLDAEFLAAAQVLIYVGAVAILMIFAIMLTSNLASKKIRQSNENVLVSFFVCLLLGAGVPWLIWLTNRQLTQTTDGGGIISLWGQTKGTLPVDNVATLGKYLMTDYMLPFEVVSVLLLAAMIGAIVLARKERS, from the coding sequence ATGACTGAACCGCACACTTCAATAGTGTTCTGGATTCTCTCGGTAGTCATCGTTGTCTCCGGTTTTATGGTGGTGACGCTGAAGAATATTTTCCACAGCGCCCTCTTTTTGATTTTGTGCCTGTTTTCGGTGGCCGGCATTTTCATTTTGCTCGATGCGGAATTTTTGGCGGCGGCGCAGGTGCTTATATATGTCGGCGCGGTGGCAATCCTCATGATATTCGCCATCATGTTGACCTCCAACCTGGCATCGAAAAAGATACGGCAGTCGAACGAGAATGTGCTGGTGTCGTTCTTTGTCTGTCTGCTTCTCGGAGCCGGCGTGCCGTGGCTTATCTGGCTGACCAACAGGCAGCTTACGCAGACTACCGACGGCGGCGGGATTATTTCACTCTGGGGACAGACCAAGGGGACGCTTCCGGTAGATAATGTGGCAACGCTCGGTAAATATCTTATGACGGATTATATGTTGCCTTTCGAAGTAGTCTCCGTGCTGCTTCTGGCGGCCATGATCGGCGCTATCGTGCTGGCCAGAAAGGAGCGTTCCTGA
- a CDS encoding DUF502 domain-containing protein, protein MSIVNRILHTIRVHFVSGVLVVVPIILTYIVLKFLFEAIDGILQPILFKVLGYYVYGLGVITTLLLIILAGILTRNFIGARLYGVGEKVLIKMPIIRPVYSAAKQLLEAVTMPSMNSFKEVALVEYPRKGAWAVGFISNRVSCYIDGTAKMCAAVFLPSTPTPISGMVVLFPDDEVIPVDMSIEEGVKFIVSGGVASPETLKPKRSAGHNNDQGVLGETR, encoded by the coding sequence ATGTCTATAGTAAACAGAATACTGCATACGATAAGAGTCCACTTCGTTTCCGGCGTTCTGGTCGTAGTTCCGATTATCCTGACCTATATCGTACTGAAATTCCTGTTCGAGGCAATCGACGGGATTTTGCAGCCGATTCTTTTCAAGGTACTGGGGTACTATGTTTATGGGCTGGGCGTTATCACGACCCTGCTTCTGATAATACTGGCCGGGATTCTCACGCGCAATTTTATCGGCGCCCGTCTGTATGGCGTGGGGGAGAAGGTGCTCATCAAGATGCCGATTATCAGGCCGGTTTATTCCGCAGCCAAGCAGCTTCTGGAGGCCGTCACGATGCCATCAATGAATTCCTTCAAAGAAGTGGCGCTGGTGGAGTACCCGCGGAAGGGAGCCTGGGCGGTTGGTTTTATTTCGAACCGGGTTAGCTGTTATATTGACGGTACCGCGAAAATGTGCGCGGCCGTCTTCTTACCTTCGACACCGACACCAATATCGGGGATGGTTGTCCTGTTTCCTGACGACGAAGTGATTCCGGTTGATATGAGTATCGAGGAGGGAGTCAAGTTTATCGTTTCCGGAGGGGTGGCGTCCCCGGAGACGTTAAAACCGAAAAGGAGCGCCGGTCACAATAACGATCAAGGGGTATTAGGTGAAACTCGCTAA
- the nuoL gene encoding NADH-quinone oxidoreductase subunit L encodes MTELAYLIPLLPLFSFVMIVFFLRWKEMVSAVFSISMILAAWVMSVIILFERIAAGGETSFEAFYRFVDLPNFILEIGILVDPLTAIMLVVVTTVGACVQIYSVGYMHNDPRFSRFFAYLSLFLFSMLGLVVANNFFMIFIFWELVGLTSYLLIGFWFEKKSAADACKKAFITTRVGDLGFLVGLFMIGVYFGTFNYHGVFDIAKSGAIPAGILTMAAVGVFCGAVGKSAQFPLHVWLPDAMEGPTPVSALIHAATMVAAGVYLVARSMPLFVTSADASMVVAIIGLITSFMAASIGLVQNDIKRILAYSTVSQLGYMIMALGLYGFDTAHGHHSPGFYAGTFHLYTHAFFKGLLFLGAGSVIHAVHTNDIQEMGGLLKKMKITAVTFMIASLSIAGIPPFSGFFSKDEIVAAASHHPVFLVGTLGIAFMTAFYMWRLCFLTFFGKPRDEHRYDHAHESPKNMTYPLVFLGILAVVAGWAGAPGWFHLPSFASFVYHGEPYYPHFSWIMALIATLVGLSGIYLAYLMYYKKSISADALAEKFRPLYKLLYNKYYFDEIYQKVILDPVMAIAGFMWKFDANVIDGLVNFTGWLTVKWADVKQWFDVWIVDGAVNGSGWVVRQGANILRFVQTGSMQFYTLFILTVLVLFGIYKFDKSFLALDWPTVTIVFVLGVSLLALLTRILSVGVKADQDSEGEE; translated from the coding sequence ATGACCGAATTAGCATATCTTATTCCGCTGCTGCCTCTGTTCTCGTTCGTGATGATTGTCTTTTTCCTTCGTTGGAAAGAGATGGTTTCGGCTGTCTTTTCGATCTCGATGATTCTGGCGGCCTGGGTGATGTCGGTGATTATCCTGTTTGAGAGAATAGCGGCCGGCGGAGAGACCAGTTTCGAGGCTTTTTACAGGTTTGTGGACCTTCCTAATTTCATCCTTGAGATCGGCATCCTGGTCGATCCGCTGACGGCGATTATGCTGGTTGTGGTCACAACGGTTGGCGCGTGTGTGCAAATTTATTCGGTCGGGTACATGCACAACGACCCGCGTTTCAGCCGGTTCTTCGCGTACTTGTCGCTGTTTTTGTTTTCGATGCTCGGACTGGTGGTCGCGAACAACTTCTTCATGATCTTCATCTTCTGGGAATTGGTTGGTCTGACATCGTACCTTTTGATCGGCTTCTGGTTCGAGAAGAAGTCGGCGGCCGACGCCTGCAAGAAAGCGTTTATCACGACTCGTGTGGGTGACCTCGGGTTCCTGGTCGGTTTATTCATGATTGGTGTCTATTTCGGAACTTTCAATTATCATGGAGTTTTCGACATAGCCAAATCGGGTGCGATACCCGCGGGAATTTTGACAATGGCGGCTGTGGGTGTCTTTTGCGGAGCGGTGGGTAAATCAGCTCAGTTCCCGCTTCATGTGTGGCTGCCGGATGCTATGGAAGGGCCGACACCGGTTTCGGCTTTGATTCACGCTGCCACGATGGTTGCCGCCGGTGTATATCTGGTGGCTCGCTCGATGCCTTTGTTTGTTACTTCGGCTGATGCCTCGATGGTGGTGGCGATTATTGGCTTGATAACATCGTTTATGGCGGCCTCGATTGGTCTGGTTCAAAATGATATTAAGCGCATTCTGGCTTACTCGACGGTGAGTCAGCTTGGATATATGATAATGGCGCTGGGCCTTTACGGTTTCGACACGGCCCACGGCCATCATTCGCCGGGATTTTATGCCGGTACATTCCATCTGTACACGCACGCTTTCTTCAAGGGCCTGTTGTTCCTTGGCGCGGGTTCGGTGATTCACGCGGTGCACACCAACGATATTCAGGAGATGGGCGGACTGCTCAAAAAGATGAAAATCACGGCGGTCACATTTATGATAGCATCGCTGTCAATCGCCGGCATTCCGCCGTTTTCGGGGTTTTTCTCGAAGGACGAGATTGTCGCGGCAGCTTCGCATCATCCGGTGTTCTTGGTCGGCACGCTCGGTATTGCGTTCATGACGGCGTTTTATATGTGGCGGCTGTGTTTCCTGACGTTCTTTGGCAAGCCACGCGATGAACACCGATATGATCATGCTCACGAGTCGCCGAAGAACATGACCTATCCGCTGGTGTTTCTGGGCATTCTCGCTGTTGTGGCGGGTTGGGCAGGCGCTCCGGGATGGTTCCATTTGCCGAGTTTCGCGAGTTTCGTGTATCACGGCGAGCCGTACTATCCGCATTTCAGTTGGATCATGGCTCTTATCGCGACGCTGGTTGGCTTGAGTGGCATTTATCTGGCTTATCTGATGTATTACAAGAAGTCGATATCGGCTGATGCTCTGGCCGAGAAGTTCCGTCCGCTGTACAAGCTTCTGTATAACAAATATTACTTCGACGAGATTTATCAGAAGGTGATTCTCGACCCGGTGATGGCGATTGCCGGATTCATGTGGAAGTTCGATGCCAACGTGATTGACGGGTTGGTCAATTTCACCGGCTGGCTGACGGTCAAGTGGGCCGATGTCAAACAGTGGTTCGATGTGTGGATTGTCGACGGTGCGGTTAACGGTTCGGGCTGGGTTGTCCGGCAGGGTGCGAATATCCTTCGCTTCGTCCAGACCGGTTCCATGCAATTCTATACTCTCTTCATTCTGACTGTGCTGGTTCTGTTTGGTATATATAAATTCGATAAATCATTCCTGGCTCTGGATTGGCCGACGGTAACGATTGTGTTCGTCCTGGGAGTCTCGCTGCTGGCGCTTCTGACGCGCATTCTGTCGGTTGGCGTGAAGGCCGATCAGGATTCCGAAGGTGAAGAATAG
- a CDS encoding CBS domain-containing protein, with the protein MKLANLIMERRINIDLQSRTKDDAMLELVNMIKAEGVKLDWDAVIRSIREREEVENTSYGHGFAFPHARTDAVNELYILIGISKKGLEEKTPDGIPVHVVCLLLTPATIAKLYLQTLSGLAAFGRIPGNLERMLAITHKADLVKLIADANITVDKDLMVKDVMRHDVATVNRDHSLKEVANQMFRHRLSALAVVDHDNKLVGVINDRDLIKAALPDYKSLISNLNYSMEVEPFEELLKQEDKIKVSQLYRTDYEVTTPDTRIVEVAAMMIFKDIRRVFVTTKENDLVGVLLRKDIVNMIIRG; encoded by the coding sequence GTGAAACTCGCTAATCTGATAATGGAACGTCGCATCAACATTGACCTTCAGTCCCGGACCAAAGACGACGCCATGCTGGAGCTGGTTAACATGATCAAGGCTGAGGGTGTAAAGCTTGATTGGGATGCGGTAATCAGATCGATCCGTGAGCGAGAGGAAGTTGAGAATACGTCGTACGGTCATGGCTTCGCTTTCCCGCATGCCCGCACCGACGCCGTGAACGAGCTTTATATTCTGATAGGGATTTCCAAAAAGGGGCTCGAAGAAAAGACGCCCGATGGAATCCCGGTGCACGTGGTTTGTCTGCTGCTGACGCCGGCCACCATAGCCAAACTGTACCTTCAGACCCTGTCCGGCCTGGCGGCGTTCGGAAGAATACCCGGTAATCTCGAAAGAATGCTGGCCATCACTCATAAAGCGGATCTGGTGAAGCTGATTGCCGACGCCAATATTACGGTTGATAAGGATCTGATGGTCAAGGACGTGATGCGGCATGACGTGGCGACGGTGAATCGGGATCACAGCTTGAAAGAAGTAGCGAACCAGATGTTCCGGCACCGGCTGTCCGCCCTGGCGGTGGTTGATCACGATAATAAACTGGTGGGGGTGATTAATGACCGCGATCTTATCAAGGCGGCGCTGCCTGACTACAAATCGCTGATATCGAATCTTAATTACTCCATGGAAGTAGAACCGTTCGAGGAACTGCTCAAGCAGGAAGATAAGATAAAGGTATCACAGTTGTACCGCACCGACTATGAAGTGACGACTCCGGACACACGGATAGTGGAAGTGGCCGCGATGATGATTTTTAAGGATATCAGAAGAGTATTTGTCACTACCAAAGAGAATGACCTCGTGGGAGTGCTGCTGCGCAAAGACATTGTCAATATGATAATTCGCGGTTAG
- the nuoK gene encoding NADH-quinone oxidoreductase subunit NuoK encodes MLSYLTLASILFAIGLFGVLTRRNVIGILMSLELMFNAANINFVAFNKFVWADGMVGQMFAIFIIVVAAAEAVVGLAIVLLLYRNWQGIKADNVSVMKW; translated from the coding sequence ATGTTATCGTATTTGACGCTGGCATCGATACTGTTTGCCATCGGGTTGTTCGGGGTGCTCACCCGCAGGAATGTTATTGGAATTTTGATGTCTCTGGAATTGATGTTCAATGCCGCGAATATTAATTTCGTGGCCTTTAATAAATTCGTATGGGCCGATGGCATGGTGGGACAGATGTTCGCCATTTTCATTATTGTCGTTGCCGCCGCTGAAGCGGTGGTGGGACTGGCCATCGTCCTGTTGTTGTATCGCAACTGGCAGGGTATCAAAGCTGACAATGTCAGTGTGATGAAGTGGTAA
- a CDS encoding NADH-quinone oxidoreductase subunit M, which produces MILSSLVFVPLLGMIIVMFLPKDKFDVIKWTSVIISLVPMVTSFWLTWDYFFNFSGTAMMAYVEGPFDWIPSLNIQYYLGVDGISVPMLFLTGLLSTLSLIASFGINNRVKEYFAFFLLLEAGMMGVFVALDFFLFYVFWEIMLVPMYFLIGVWGGPRKEYAAIKFFLYTLFGSIFMLVAILIMYFTSEPHSLNMITLLEHGPTMTHTLQMVCFIFFFIAFAIKVPVWPFHTWLPDAHVEAPTAVSVILAGVLLKMGTYAMLRINWPMFPSALRELSFWIAVLGVIAIIYGALVSMAQKDLKKLVAYSSVSHMGYCMVALAAFSSVSAIAGCMFQMVSHGLITGALFILVGVIYDRAHTREIAAFGGLGAKLPVYTGIMVMFSMAALGLPGMSGFVSEFMIFVGAFGVLNKVLVGISVLGVVLGATYMLRMVQKVFLGEFNMAKWGGLTDINLREIISVAPLAVLTIAVGVYPKPLTDLMTATLEHLVTLMTR; this is translated from the coding sequence ATGATTTTGAGCTCTCTTGTTTTTGTTCCCCTGCTGGGAATGATAATCGTGATGTTCCTTCCTAAAGATAAATTCGATGTCATCAAGTGGACATCAGTGATCATCAGCCTTGTGCCGATGGTCACATCCTTCTGGTTGACCTGGGACTATTTCTTCAATTTCTCCGGAACGGCCATGATGGCTTATGTGGAAGGACCATTTGACTGGATTCCGTCGCTGAATATTCAGTATTACCTGGGTGTGGACGGAATTTCGGTGCCGATGCTGTTTTTGACCGGTCTTCTGTCGACCCTGTCGCTGATCGCTTCGTTCGGGATCAATAATCGCGTGAAGGAGTATTTCGCGTTCTTTTTGCTTTTGGAAGCGGGAATGATGGGCGTTTTCGTGGCGCTCGACTTCTTCCTCTTTTACGTGTTCTGGGAGATCATGCTGGTTCCGATGTATTTCCTGATCGGCGTCTGGGGCGGACCGCGCAAAGAGTACGCGGCTATCAAGTTCTTCCTGTACACGTTGTTCGGCTCGATTTTCATGCTGGTGGCGATACTTATCATGTACTTCACGTCGGAGCCGCACTCGCTTAATATGATTACGCTTCTCGAGCATGGTCCGACCATGACGCACACGCTTCAGATGGTCTGTTTCATATTCTTCTTTATCGCCTTCGCCATCAAGGTACCGGTGTGGCCGTTCCATACGTGGCTTCCCGACGCTCACGTGGAGGCGCCGACGGCGGTGTCGGTCATCCTTGCGGGCGTCCTGCTTAAGATGGGAACGTACGCGATGCTTCGCATCAACTGGCCGATGTTCCCTTCGGCGCTCAGAGAGTTGTCGTTCTGGATCGCCGTTCTGGGCGTGATTGCAATTATCTATGGCGCTCTGGTGTCGATGGCTCAGAAGGATCTCAAGAAGCTGGTAGCGTATTCATCGGTGTCGCACATGGGTTACTGCATGGTGGCCCTGGCGGCGTTCTCGTCGGTGAGCGCCATCGCGGGATGTATGTTCCAGATGGTTTCGCACGGTCTTATCACGGGCGCACTATTTATTTTGGTCGGCGTAATTTATGACCGGGCGCATACCCGTGAAATAGCCGCGTTCGGCGGTCTTGGCGCCAAGCTTCCGGTTTATACCGGTATAATGGTGATGTTCTCGATGGCGGCGCTGGGGCTTCCGGGTATGTCCGGTTTCGTATCCGAATTCATGATTTTTGTGGGCGCGTTCGGCGTCCTCAATAAAGTGCTGGTGGGCATTTCGGTGCTCGGTGTGGTGCTGGGCGCGACCTATATGCTTCGCATGGTTCAGAAGGTATTCCTCGGTGAGTTCAACATGGCCAAATGGGGTGGCTTGACCGATATCAACCTTCGTGAAATCATCTCGGTCGCTCCGCTGGCGGTGCTTACTATTGCCGTTGGTGTTTATCCCAAACCGCTCACCGATTTGATGACGGCGACCCTGGAACACCTGGTAACTTTGATGACAAGGTAG
- a CDS encoding NADH-quinone oxidoreductase subunit N, giving the protein MEFQLPEYNISLMLPELFLFVWALVVFTFDLVTKRSKESAVGYLALIGILITVAIWAFTGYGRGFGSMFYNDPMAVFFKFIFLGAAFMAIGSSFGLTRQKIVNHRGEFYGLILLSTVGMMFLASSNELLSLYIGLELTTIPLFVLAAFFKDDKLSVEAGMKYFVIGAFSSALLLYGISFLYGMSGTTDLLQMKINLAVTHLAFREIGVILIVAIIMVVAGIGFKLALPPFHQWVPDVYEGSPTPVAAFLSVGSKAAGLVAFAKVFVNGLYAFYGPEMAPNDWGKLVAFLAILALILGNVVAIRQTNIKRMLAYSSIAQAGYIMIGMVSMNQHGLSSVAYYIFAYMFANMGAFAIVAIFEDKTGSCQIESYRGLAKSSPFLALSLALFLLSLAGIPPLAGFLAKYKVFAAAISLASADTSFDWLYWLVGVGLLTAVFSLFYYANVIKQMYFSKEDSPYKIGLSLPAVTVIAIGLIGIFLFGLYPEPVLRFADEISKGFGFIAH; this is encoded by the coding sequence ATGGAATTCCAGCTACCCGAATATAACATTAGCCTGATGCTCCCCGAGCTGTTTTTGTTCGTGTGGGCCCTGGTCGTTTTCACGTTTGACCTCGTCACCAAGCGCAGCAAGGAAAGCGCGGTCGGGTACCTGGCGCTTATCGGTATCCTGATAACGGTGGCTATCTGGGCTTTCACGGGATATGGTCGCGGATTTGGAAGCATGTTCTACAACGATCCGATGGCCGTATTCTTCAAATTCATCTTCCTCGGCGCGGCCTTTATGGCTATCGGTAGCTCTTTTGGATTAACCAGGCAGAAAATAGTCAATCATCGCGGCGAGTTCTACGGACTGATTCTTCTGTCAACGGTCGGCATGATGTTCCTGGCGTCGTCGAATGAACTGCTGTCGCTTTATATCGGCCTGGAGTTGACGACCATTCCGCTTTTCGTTCTGGCGGCGTTTTTCAAGGATGACAAGCTGTCGGTGGAAGCCGGTATGAAATATTTCGTTATCGGCGCGTTCTCATCGGCGCTGCTTTTGTACGGCATCTCTTTCCTCTATGGGATGTCCGGGACGACAGATCTGCTTCAGATGAAGATAAATCTCGCGGTAACGCATCTCGCTTTCCGGGAAATCGGCGTTATTCTTATCGTTGCGATCATCATGGTGGTGGCCGGAATCGGGTTTAAGCTGGCTTTGCCGCCGTTTCACCAGTGGGTTCCTGATGTTTACGAGGGTTCCCCCACGCCGGTTGCGGCGTTTCTGTCGGTCGGTTCCAAGGCCGCCGGACTGGTGGCATTCGCCAAAGTGTTTGTCAACGGCCTTTATGCGTTCTATGGGCCGGAGATGGCTCCGAATGACTGGGGCAAGCTGGTGGCTTTCCTGGCAATTCTGGCGTTGATACTCGGCAATGTGGTTGCTATTCGTCAGACGAATATCAAAAGAATGCTGGCATATTCATCGATCGCCCAGGCCGGTTATATCATGATCGGTATGGTGTCGATGAATCAGCATGGCCTTTCTTCGGTGGCATACTATATTTTCGCATACATGTTTGCCAACATGGGGGCATTCGCGATTGTCGCGATTTTCGAGGATAAGACCGGCTCCTGCCAGATCGAGAGCTACCGCGGGCTGGCCAAGAGTTCGCCGTTTCTTGCGCTTTCGCTGGCTTTGTTCTTGTTGTCGCTGGCCGGTATCCCGCCGCTCGCTGGTTTTCTGGCAAAGTATAAAGTCTTCGCGGCCGCCATCAGCCTGGCTTCGGCGGATACTTCCTTCGACTGGCTCTACTGGCTGGTCGGCGTTGGTCTTTTAACCGCCGTATTCTCGCTGTTTTACTATGCCAATGTGATCAAGCAAATGTACTTCTCAAAGGAAGACTCGCCTTACAAAATCGGTCTTTCTTTGCCGGCTGTTACGGTCATTGCCATTGGGCTGATTGGTATTTTCCTGTTCGGCCTTTATCCTGAGCCGGTCCTGAGATTCGCAGACGAGATTTCCAAAGGCTTCGGCTTTATCGCCCACTAA
- a CDS encoding sodium:calcium antiporter codes for MSHAAKKYEIDPYLYVILVLMFMAALPGALCGMLGVHLAPLMGSLTFGIAIFAGAFILSWAAEAVQIDISESLAVAILALLAVLPEYAVDFVFTWKSAHDPSQAHYAIANMTGANRLLVGLGWPLILFLFILVKKRKEITLDKTQRVEIFYLAMATIYSFSIPLKGQLNLIDTVILVTLFGLYTRRIAQMPTEEPELVGPVKIVANLNDGPRRLVTALLFLFSGAVIFFVAEPFAESLVATGAHLGIDEFLLVQWLAPIASESPEFIVAATWTLRGAAGSALKALISSKVNQWTLLVGTIPLVYAISGGAIRPFILDDLQQHELILTAAQSLFAVAVLVNLKLNRTDGLLLLALFLAQLIVEQIRIEVTVAYVILAIVFHILHRKDLIPALKIGLNLKK; via the coding sequence ATGAGTCACGCCGCCAAAAAGTACGAAATCGATCCCTACCTGTACGTAATCCTCGTACTTATGTTCATGGCCGCCCTTCCGGGGGCCTTGTGCGGGATGCTCGGAGTGCATCTGGCCCCCCTGATGGGCAGCCTTACGTTCGGTATTGCGATTTTTGCCGGGGCTTTCATTTTGTCGTGGGCGGCCGAGGCGGTGCAGATTGACATATCCGAATCACTGGCGGTAGCGATACTGGCGCTGCTGGCCGTGCTGCCGGAATACGCGGTGGATTTTGTTTTTACGTGGAAGAGCGCGCATGATCCCTCTCAGGCGCACTATGCCATCGCCAATATGACCGGGGCCAACCGCTTGCTCGTGGGGCTGGGATGGCCGCTGATTCTGTTTTTGTTCATACTCGTCAAGAAAAGAAAAGAAATCACGCTCGATAAAACGCAACGGGTGGAGATTTTCTACCTGGCGATGGCCACCATCTATTCTTTTTCCATTCCGCTCAAAGGCCAGCTTAATCTGATCGACACTGTCATTCTGGTCACTCTTTTCGGGCTTTATACTCGACGCATAGCGCAGATGCCCACCGAGGAACCGGAGCTTGTCGGTCCGGTCAAGATTGTGGCCAACCTTAATGACGGTCCTCGCCGTCTGGTGACGGCGCTGCTGTTTTTGTTCTCCGGGGCGGTGATTTTCTTCGTGGCCGAACCGTTCGCCGAGTCGCTGGTGGCCACCGGAGCGCATCTGGGGATTGACGAGTTTTTGCTGGTGCAGTGGCTGGCTCCTATCGCCTCCGAGTCGCCCGAGTTTATCGTGGCGGCGACCTGGACTCTCCGCGGGGCGGCGGGTTCGGCGCTGAAGGCGCTGATATCATCGAAGGTCAATCAGTGGACTTTGCTTGTGGGTACGATTCCCCTCGTGTATGCCATTTCCGGCGGAGCCATCAGGCCGTTCATTCTCGATGACCTCCAGCAGCACGAACTGATACTCACGGCGGCCCAGTCTTTATTCGCGGTGGCGGTGCTGGTTAATCTCAAGTTGAATCGTACGGATGGACTTCTTCTGCTCGCGCTTTTTCTGGCGCAGTTGATTGTGGAGCAAATAAGAATCGAGGTCACGGTGGCTTATGTCATACTTGCTATCGTGTTTCACATCCTGCACCGTAAGGATCTGATACCGGCGCTTAAGATAGGTCTCAACCTAAAAAAATAA
- the nuoH gene encoding NADH-quinone oxidoreductase subunit NuoH, with product MATPLMAIELQPVFLWILDLLRGLGLKGAWLTVVVYTGLGVMMFGVLAVLALFLVWWERKIAGHMQQRFGPMRNGWHGWYQTLMDGLKLLQKEDVLVVTRDKPVFFWAPIIAFVAAFAAYVVIPFGEGLIVADLSIGILYVIAITTFTIISLLMAGWGSNNKYALLGGMRSAAQVVSYEVPMVGSILAVVLFVGSMSMVDIVESQSGWFYNWFVFRVPFGPIAFITYIIAATAEANRTPFDIPEAEQELVAGFNVEYSGMKFAMFFLAEFVNMFTVSAIAVTLFFGGWNGFGFIPSWIWFLGKTMMVVLLLMLFRWTYPRLRVDQLMEFAWKILVPITFANLILAAVMKYAGWYW from the coding sequence ATGGCTACTCCGCTCATGGCTATCGAACTTCAGCCGGTCTTCCTGTGGATACTGGATTTGCTTCGGGGGCTGGGGCTTAAAGGGGCGTGGCTCACGGTGGTCGTGTATACGGGTCTCGGCGTGATGATGTTCGGTGTGCTGGCGGTGCTGGCGCTGTTTCTGGTGTGGTGGGAACGCAAGATCGCCGGGCACATGCAGCAGAGATTCGGCCCGATGCGCAACGGCTGGCACGGATGGTACCAAACGCTGATGGATGGCTTAAAGCTGCTACAGAAAGAAGACGTCCTCGTCGTAACTCGTGATAAGCCGGTCTTTTTCTGGGCGCCTATCATAGCTTTCGTGGCGGCCTTTGCGGCTTATGTGGTGATACCTTTCGGTGAGGGGCTGATTGTCGCTGACCTCAGTATCGGTATTCTTTATGTAATCGCGATTACGACTTTCACCATTATATCGCTGTTGATGGCGGGATGGGGCTCCAATAACAAGTACGCCTTGCTGGGCGGAATGCGTTCGGCGGCGCAGGTCGTCAGTTATGAAGTTCCGATGGTCGGATCGATTCTGGCGGTGGTTTTGTTTGTCGGTTCGATGTCGATGGTGGATATAGTCGAATCGCAGTCCGGCTGGTTTTACAACTGGTTTGTATTCAGGGTGCCGTTCGGCCCGATAGCTTTCATCACTTATATTATCGCCGCGACGGCGGAGGCCAACCGCACGCCGTTTGATATTCCCGAGGCCGAGCAGGAGTTGGTGGCGGGATTCAACGTTGAGTATTCCGGTATGAAGTTCGCGATGTTTTTCCTGGCTGAATTCGTGAATATGTTCACGGTATCGGCGATTGCCGTCACGCTTTTCTTCGGCGGCTGGAACGGATTCGGATTCATACCGTCGTGGATATGGTTTTTGGGCAAGACGATGATGGTTGTTTTGCTTCTTATGCTTTTCAGGTGGACTTATCCGCGCTTGCGCGTGGACCAGTTGATGGAATTCGCGTGGAAGATTTTGGTGCCGATTACATTTGCCAACTTGATCCTCGCGGCTGTAATGAAGTATGCCGGGTGGTATTGGTAG
- a CDS encoding NADH-quinone oxidoreductase subunit I: protein MLSLLKGLKELIAGLGITGKHLGKHAVTLQYPEEKWPMPERSRGIVVLLSDKETGELNCTACMLCMRACPTAAIFIDAPRGEDKKRQLKVFNVDLGICCFCGLCEEACNFSAIKLAPKYEFSTENKDDLMWDMNRLQEVGRDVAYEAKPKKKPAPKPENQPAAAAANPGAEKAAEQKPEQGGSDDKKEGEA from the coding sequence ATGCTGAGTTTGTTAAAAGGATTGAAAGAGCTTATTGCCGGGCTGGGAATTACCGGCAAGCATCTCGGCAAACATGCTGTGACGCTGCAGTACCCTGAAGAGAAGTGGCCGATGCCCGAGCGCTCGCGCGGGATCGTGGTTCTTCTTTCCGATAAAGAGACCGGCGAACTCAATTGTACGGCATGTATGCTCTGTATGCGGGCCTGTCCGACGGCGGCGATTTTTATCGATGCTCCGCGCGGTGAGGACAAAAAGCGCCAGCTCAAGGTTTTCAATGTCGATCTGGGTATCTGCTGTTTCTGCGGTCTGTGTGAGGAGGCGTGTAATTTCTCGGCCATTAAGCTGGCGCCGAAGTACGAGTTTTCCACCGAGAATAAAGACGATCTTATGTGGGATATGAACAGGCTTCAGGAGGTAGGGCGCGATGTCGCCTACGAAGCGAAGCCCAAGAAGAAGCCGGCGCCCAAGCCGGAGAACCAACCGGCCGCAGCTGCCGCAAATCCCGGCGCGGAAAAAGCCGCAGAACAAAAACCCGAGCAGGGTGGAAGCGACGATAAAAAAGAGGGAGAGGCGTAG